The window GCAGCCTCTATGGCACAGTGTCCATGGGCTGTGGGTAAAATCATTTTCCCTTTTGTCCTCCAGCTCTACGTGCAATCACAGTTTAGTGCAATTGCCAGTCCTTGGATAACCTAACCCTTCTTGTTTTACTCCTCTAacccatttctatattttcataaCAGATTCCTTACATTAAATGCCCTCTGTCAAACACAGATCTGTTAATGTTCTCCTGATTGAGTAGGGTCCAATGCAAGCTCGTAGGAATTTCAGCATGTGTGTGCAACATCAGCAGATGCGGTGCACCCGGAATGAATTTCATCATATCCTGGAAAAACGTTTGAGGAAGACTCAATTGACAACGTCAACTCTGCACACCACTGTTCTTTATCTCTTGGTAAAGAATCATCAACCTCTCAGATCCAGTGAAAGATTTTATGTTATTCACTGGCATTTAAAGACACTTGTTTGTGCTGTGCTTATTTCCCAGGAGGTCTGCATTCAAATTATTGGGGAAAAAATGCAAGACTTTTGCATCTGTTGAGCCCTTTCTTCTTTAAGGCATATGATCCATCACTCTCATCTCCCTGCTTTTTTCTTCCCCTTAGTCTCCTAAGaattttgaatgtattttcttttgatatttcttcttcccttttctttaggAACTCTTCATCTTTGCAGATAAGCTGGCATTCAGAAGGAGGACActtgagaaagaaaggaagccaGTAAAATAATGCTATCACAGAAGAAAGGATGAGGTCAGTGTGGGCTCTAGTCTTATGCCACAGGTTAATTATCATCATATGTAGCCtctaattaagataaaatatggAGAATATCTTATTCCCCCACAAAATGAAAAGGAACTTAGCTTAAACTATGGAATAATTTCATAGGTTACCACAGTCAAATTCATGCCCATACCTCTATATTCAGGAACTCTCCCTTCATCATCCTGAGCAATGAGGAAGGGGACTACTGACTccaaattttggaaatatttatgtCATGGCCCATTGCCCTGATGGATTTGTTGACCTTTAATATTTAGAATCTCTGCCTCTATGCATGTTACCCCCTGATATCGGCATGTAACACAGATATGGTAGATTTAGAAGATGACACTTGATTAGACacaaaatgtggaagaaaaaatatcaaactgtGTAGCTGAATGTTACCCAGAAGTGAAGAAAGGCATGCAGCCAGATTTCCCCAGCTCTTTGTTTCATCACATGATGTTGCTTGGATATCAGCTTATCAACAGacttccaccaccaccaccagcatataaacagagtcCGCGTAAGAAAACTACACTGAATAGAAATGGCAGCTTTTAAAAGTGGGGGAACTACAGTATAGGGTAAGTTCTTTTTAGGCAAATCTGTCTTTTTGTTtcagatatattattttgtaGATGTTTCTCTCCCTGAATTCCATGAgtattttaatcaaattttatCAGGTATAGGCCACTTGAATAGGTAAGATAAATTTATTCAGCAGTAGCCCCAGAAAAGCACACATGAATTGTTGCCAGAAGAAAGAGCATCAGTCATTTCTTTATGCCATTTGAGGAGAGAAGAAATCTTTCCAGCTTGAAGCATATTTATTCTCTGTTCTACAGATCTGGAAAATGGGAGGAGGGATATTGAAATGATTTGAGTACAGGATAGAGCGTAGGCGTCAATCACAGAGAATATTACAGGAGTATATCTTGGTTGGTATGGTTTCTGAAGTGCACATTGAAGGAAAGCAGTACtaactaaaatatttatagtttaatttatacatttatatagcaGAAACAGTACACACAGAGATGTTGACTAACGTTTTCCTAATAAATTTCTCTTCTGGAAGAATGGAACCTTCGATGTGTGAACTCAGATCAGTCTCCACATGTATTACAATACTCCTTAAGCATGTGTATGTTTGTGAACctatgagtgtgcatgtgtttgtgtgcatgaaCATGCGTGAAGGTCGGGTAGAGAGAGAAGAAATTGGCATAAAGTGAGAGCATTCTATATTCACGATTTCAGTGAATCAAACACCCAGTGAGGTAGGCATTGTAACTGCTGTCTTAAGGATGAGAGGGCTGAGGCTTACAGAAGGAAAGAAACTCAAGTCTTTCTAGTTCTAAAGGCCACACAGCCTCTATTACAGTTTATTTTCTTCAGTTAGTATACGTGCAGGTATTAATAATAATCTATGTTTAGCAGATTGTTACTATGCTTGATTTGCTGTGGTCTTACTTTCTATCATTCAGTAATTCACACTGCTAACAAAGACAAAGGAGTAAGCAGAGGGGAAAATACTCTGGGTTTGCACTCTGTGACTTGGCAACCTATTCCAATATGTCTATTCTTGCTGGATTGTTAAATTCATATTATTATACACACTTCAGACTCTAAACCCTAAATCACCAGGAAAGGAGACTTAATCATAGCAAATGTGACTCTTTTATTCTGTATCTTTCTCAGGCAAGTGGAAACACGACAAgtttaatagtttattttatagTACAATGCTATAAAATTGCACATCTAAATTGCAAGAAGTGGAGAATGACGTAAAGGCATACTACACTGCcactaaaaatcatatttttaaggaATATTTAATGATCTGagaaagtacacaaaatgtataaattatgATCTCCCTTTTCTAAAATTACACACAAtgtacacagaaaaaataaataaataaataaaaggaaagtgaagctcagagtggtgcctcatacctgtaatcccagcactttgagagcctgaggtggaggataacttgagcccaggagtttgagaccagcccagggaaCATAGGGAGATCTTATCTCtactaacaatttaaaaaataattgggtgtggggtgtgtacctgtagtcccagctactcacgaggctgaggtgggaggatgacttgagcccaggagttcaagactgcggTGAGCTATagtcgcaccactgtgctccagcctggatgatagagtgagactctgtctcaaaaaaatatataaataaataaacaaataaaaggaaatcaaCCAAATGCTAACAATAATTATGGATAGTTAGATGCAAGTTGAGTAtgccttatccaaaatgcttgggaccagaagtgttttgaattccagattttttttttttgattcaggaAAATTTACATTATCTTTGCCAGTTGAGCCTCCCaaattcaaaaatccaaaatccaataTGCTCCAATGAACATATCCTTTAAGCATCTTGTGGGCActaaaaaagttttggatttggagcttttcagattttggacttttagatttgggatgctcaactggtatgagtaatcttattttcttcttcaatttttaaatttttccaaatcTTCCTAAACAACATATATTACTTTTAGAATCAGATATGaaaatcaatattatttaaaattatcaaaaaattactattataaaaatagtatGCTCTACAACACTCCTGTTCCAAACAGTTAGAAAGACAAGGGCTCTGAATTATTCCTTAACTTcccaaataattaataattattttcatatataaaggGTGAGAATAGGAAAAGGTGTGGAATTAAGTAGTCTGGTGATGTCCAATTACTTGGAAATGTGAGCAAATGTTCTTATCCCTTAgaacaaattacatttttaaaaattcatttacttGCTTACTTATTTACTTAAGTACATCCCCAAAATTGGTTGAGCTAAAAGAAATTTTATGCTATGCTTTGTTGTTTCTTGGAGGTATAGGATAAACGATGGGACAAAACTGGAAAAGACAACAAAAGCTTTGGAATGTTCCACAACTTCCTTTTATTCGAGTTCCTCCCTCCATCTATGACGCTTCCTTACTAAaggtatggcttttttttttttttttttttttttttttcacagatagAGTGACCTGTCTGTCTCTCCTTCAAGGTTTGAGGACTTTTTCTGCTGTCTTTGTTTACCTAGCATTAGGAAGAATATTGGCCGCATAATAAGCCCTTGCTGCATGTTGAAGGCCATTCATAAGTGAACGAATGAGCACTTGGGTAACCTCCTACACTCGTCCCATTTCAGGAGCTCTGGTAGACGGTCACCTCTTCGTGGCTGACCCACTGTCAGTGATGGGAAACTCACTAATTGGCCACACTGTGGCTCCCTGTTGGAGAGCTGTTAGTTCCTTTTGGTCAAAGTTAGTTAAAGCCATTCTCATAAATACACTGTAAAAATTTCagttctcggccgggcgcggtggctcactcctgtaatcccagcactttgggaggccgaggcgggtggatcacgaggtcaggagatcgagaccatcctggctaacatggtgaaacctcgtctctactaaaaatacaaaaaaaaaaaaaaaaaaattagccgggcgttgtggcgggtgtctgtagtcctagctactcaggaggctgaggcaggagaatggcgtgaactcgggaggcagaggttgcagtgagccgagatcgcgccactgcactccagcctgggtgactgagcaagactccgtctcaaaaaaaaaaaaaaaaaaaaaaaaaaaaaatttcagttctCTCTGAAACCCTCAAGGAAGGATCAACAACAAGGTAAAAATATTAGTAATGTTACCTGTTACTTCTCATTTAGGAAGTTTAGGGTTTTACTAAGGAAAAGAGGTAGGCATTTTctgctttgtaaaataaaatcatcacttttaagatttttatcttCTATGGAAACTCCCATTGTACTTTGGAGTCCTGCTCTTGAAATTGGCTTACAATTTTCATATTATCTTGTTCTCAatcattttaaaaggcaaaattagTTATTCAGGAGTGGAATTCATCCTCTTCAAATATGTTATCCTTTAAAACATCCACTTCAGAAACTAAAGCTGAAATAGTGTCTCAAATTATGAAGTACTTGGCTTTGCTACTTTCACTCTAGATATATTTTCAATACTAAGTTTAaggccaaaaaaaacaaaaacaaaacaaaacactaactCACAGATTTCAGGCCCACACAAAATGTCTAACAGGTAAAAGTCACCTTACTCTACCTTTACATATAATTATCTTTAGTTTTTATTGCATAGTTATCAACCCATTTTGAAAATTCTGttatcattttgaattttttggccTAGGGTGaacttattttatcttaatttttctaaaatgttgatGCCACTAtctgtttccctatctgtaaagtgAACACAATAAATTGCTCATCTCATAGGATTGTTGAAACTTAAGAGATTATGCATGCAAATGCATGCAAATGCAAAATGTTGAGCACCGTATATAATGAACACTTAAGATATATTAGGTATGCAATAGTAATTGAAATCCTGACACTTCTTGTTTCTTTCTACCTTTAAGAAAGTAGCCTTCTAAATGGTCTCTCTACCAATGGTCTCTTTCCTCAAGCCCATTCTCCACTGCAGGGccgtttcttttttaaatgcaaatctgGTCAGTTAAGAGTATGGTGTTTCAGCTTGGATCATTTGTTGGAAAGGCGTGGgaagctgtcctgtgcattacAGGATGCTGAGCACATCCCAGGCCTCTACTCACTGAATGCCAGGagcaccccctcctcctcccaccaaataggacaataaaaaaattttgcaggcattgccaaatgtcccctggggtcAAAATCATCCCTGTTGAGAGCCACTGCCTTAAATAAAGACCTTTGGTGGCTCCTCATAGAATATTTAATCCTTAAACTCAACATAGTTAAAAGGTTTCCATCATCTTCCCCTAACAGTCTTTTCACAATCAGACTCTGTTCCCtttgaaccaaaaagaaaaaaaaatgttagaattTCTAACAGGTTTCCAGATGTTGTGCATGCCGTTTGAGAACCAGTATTCTAGTCCCTTAAGGAAACTCCTCATCTAAGACTCAGATAAGATGATCATCTCATTTAGAAAACCTTCCTTGACTGCTTAGGGAGCTTGTTTACATTCTTTGTTTTCATGGCACCTTTTTACTAATGATATAATGAACCCTTACCACATTACTCATCCATCTATCTCCCTTGCTTACTGAGAACTTACAGTGGAAAATTTTCTGCCAGTCCAGAGGCCTGGCATACTTCAGCTCTGTGTAGCTTATTACAACCTACTTTCCTCAAGAAGGATCAAAGAAATTATAAGATCCTGGAAATCCTTAGCTGTCCCTCAGTTCAAGACAATTACCTAGAATTTTTTACTCACATATTTTCATCATCATCCAGATTAGCAGAAGACTGTTTAAGCAAATGAAGAGAGGAAACTCCCCAATTGTTATTTTCCAATTgttgcatattaaaaaaaaaaacatatgtttAGCAAGAAAAGCCTCTTATTTCCATAAAAGTTTGCTTTGAGTACATCACAATTTGAATGCTGTGGAACTCCACAGACTCATCAAAATCACCTGTTCTGTTCCGACAGGCCCTCAACCAAGGGCAACAGCGCTACTTTTACAGCATTATGAGGATTTACAACTCCAGGCCCCAGTGGGAGGCCCTGCAGACCCGCTACATTCACAGCCTTCAGCACCAACAGCTGCTTGGTAAGTTTAACTACGTGATCCAAACTAAGCACCTAAGGAATCAACTCGTGCTGTAGCCAGAAGTCGTTTCCAGATAAATAATTCAAGCACAATGGCATCTACTGGCGTGCTATTTTATCAACATAGCTGGTTAGCCAAGTTTCAAAGTGCTTATTCTTGACAATGGAAAGCAAGGTTTTATGGGTAAATTAATAGGGTTTAAAGAAATTCGAGTATGGATTGTGATAAAATGTTAACTCTCTGAGATTTGTGAGAACTTAATGAAGTAAATCAATGGGTCTGGGCGTAGAAAACCAGGCGAGGCTCAAAGCACAGCTCAGCTCCTTGCTGTGTGCAAACTCAGAGGCTTGGTTTATTCACAACAATAATAGTTACATTTATTGCTCATTGACCACGTTCCAGACATTGTGCTAAGAGctttacattttctcattttctctccactTTATGGCTGTAGAAAATGGAAGCTCAGGCAGGTTATGTAACTTGATTAAGATCACACACAGGTAATAAATGTCAGTTAGGACTTCAAGCCAGAGCTGTCACCTCCAAAGATTATACATTTTCAGCCCCATCCTCTGCTGTCTCTCCTCTTCTTTCAACCTCTTTAGATTTTACGAAGCACAAATGAAATAATGGTTGTGAAAGACCTTCACAAATTATAAGCATCAACTTACCGAAAGGCATAATTGTTGTAAAGTCCCTTTTCTTGCAGGAAATGCTTTCAGTTGGTGGCTGCCCTTCATCATACCATTCTCCTAACTCCACTAGAgtgctttttaaacaaaaatctaCTCACTTGGCTTTAGCACATCTACTTTATGctgttgtttttatatttacacaAAAGGAAGGCATGGTTTTTGCAattgatttaataaaaacaataacaatagttACCTTTTATTGAGGACTTCCTGTGTGTCAGGTGCTCTTCTAAGAACTTTGCAGGTATCGTGTTTAACACTCAAACATCTCTATGTGGCAGGTGTCTTTATGACCTACagtttacagaagagaaaactaaaacatGGACAAGTTAAATAGCTTGACCAGGGTCATGCAAGTATTTAATAGTAAACAGAGAAGCCGAGATTCAGTCTGGTCCCCATGATTGTCTGAAGTGTCACTAGAAGCATCATCTAGTAGCTTTGTTTTTAGAGCAAAATTGCATAGAAGCCAATGAATCCAGAAACAGAAGTATTCAATGCTTAGTGCACATAAAATCCACCAGGtaccttattaaaatgcagatttccaaGATTAACCctctgagtttctgattcagaaggTCTTTAGAGtcataaatctgcatttttaataaggaTTTCGAAAAAGCATGTGGCCTCAGCCCCAGGATTCACCAGTTGGTGGTCTGCAGACTGCACGTTGAGAAACACTGAGAGAGATCAAATATATCTTTCTGGTTTGAAGAAAGTCTTGATATCGAAGATATCATGGCTCAAGTCCCTTTCCAAATAATTTGACATGTTAATCAATGACTAAGTGTTTATTAACTTATTGaatgagaaatacaaaagaagaaaaatatacttaCAGTCTTCAAAGATCATATAATCTGGGCATGCTTACCACAAGAGTAGAATAAATTTTGTACACATAAGTAAATATTTGCAGTTTTGATTTCTTATTTGCCTTGTAAAATTGTTGATTTTGaagtttctctcatttctttctcctaGGCTATATTACTCAACGGGAAGCCTTGTCTTATGCTCTTGTACTTAGAGATTCAACCAAGAGAGCCTCAGCCAAGGTAGCTCCTCAAAGAACCATTCCCCGGAAAACTTCAGCCATGACAAGAAGATATCCATCAGTACTACCTGTATCTGTGGTTCTACCTAGGGCCCAAAGTAAAAGGTGCCAAATGCTCAGGAACTGAGACTTGGCAGCATTTTCAGAAACAGGAAGTTTGCCCATGTATCCCTGGTATCTAGTGGGTGCTTTgtgcatatttgttgaatgacagTGAATAATTTCTAATATAAACCCCAGacctaaaataatttctgattCATATAAATTTGGCCAGCAAGACCAAGAGGTTTAAGAGCAATGGAGCCGAGAGTAAGCAAGCCTTTCCACATAACATCCGTAGAGTAAAAGGACTTTTAAAGCTTTCAAAGTAAAAATCTACTTTGGATTAGAACCTCCCAGAGAAGTCCCCAAAACAGTGAAAGGGGACAAGTGACCAGAAGGGGCCAGGTCctctgtcactgggtgaccatTTCTAGCAAACTATcatgtatacattttgaaaatatacgAAACAACACAGGATTAACACTGATCATAGAGGGCTTACAAAATCATATCATCCCAGCAACAATTGGCCTGTgcatttccttcctctcctcttccccatcAGGCAATGGCATTTAATTTAACCCCAAAGCTCTTCTAGTTCTCACCTGGCTTGATCACTTTGTGTCATCTTGAAACATGCACTTATCAGTCTACCACAGCTGAATTGATTTTACGGAGCTGTAACTGGCCTTG of the Gorilla gorilla gorilla isolate KB3781 chromosome 14, NHGRI_mGorGor1-v2.1_pri, whole genome shotgun sequence genome contains:
- the FAM216B gene encoding protein FAM216B codes for the protein MGQNWKRQQKLWNVPQLPFIRVPPSIYDASLLKALNQGQQRYFYSIMRIYNSRPQWEALQTRYIHSLQHQQLLGYITQREALSYALVLRDSTKRASAKVAPQRTIPRKTSAMTRRYPSVLPVSVVLPRAQSKRCQMLRN